The following proteins come from a genomic window of Iamia sp. SCSIO 61187:
- a CDS encoding PLP-dependent aminotransferase family protein yields the protein MRTVSPPTATDLPALMAGWSERGTGSLPRRLAQALRTLLDAGILTPGTRLPPERKLAEMLAVSRGTVTTALDELRAEGRIESRTGRGSEVAGGGPRPEVPRRISSHFLDAAAAINLSTGNPPDATHLPSFTLTPDDLTAEGGGHGLSPQGLPSLMVALADEASRSGILAGPDQVHVTNGSHHALALVAEAVGAPGDAVVVEDPSYPGVFDVIDHLGARAIGIPRPPEGIDPHQLDAVLGERRPALVYLQGGVHNPLGQAPARGRWRAIAAVLDAHGATVVEDRALVPMTEPEDRPEPLAALCRTATVVTLGSIGKVGWGGLRVGWLIGPHPLVERTVRLRTVTDLGTSMPSQIITRRLLPTIDALAAGRRATLDTARARAHERLADEVPEWEVAASRGGSALWVRLPVPDAMGVVQAARRHGVLVAPGSVARPGGGPDPHVRICVDRPHPVVDEGLTRLLRAWREVTAPAVPVLG from the coding sequence ATGCGCACCGTGTCGCCGCCCACCGCCACCGACCTGCCGGCGCTGATGGCCGGGTGGTCCGAGCGGGGCACCGGGTCGCTCCCCCGCCGGTTGGCCCAGGCGCTGCGCACGCTGCTCGACGCCGGGATCCTGACGCCCGGCACCCGTCTCCCGCCCGAACGGAAGCTGGCCGAGATGCTGGCGGTCAGCCGGGGGACGGTGACCACCGCCCTCGACGAGCTGCGGGCGGAGGGGCGGATCGAGTCCCGCACCGGGCGCGGGTCGGAGGTGGCCGGGGGCGGGCCCCGCCCCGAGGTGCCCCGCCGCATCAGCTCGCACTTCCTGGACGCCGCCGCCGCCATCAACCTGTCGACCGGCAACCCGCCCGACGCCACGCACCTCCCGTCGTTCACCCTGACCCCCGACGACCTCACCGCCGAGGGCGGGGGGCACGGTCTGTCGCCGCAGGGGCTCCCGTCCCTGATGGTCGCCCTGGCCGACGAGGCATCCCGGTCAGGCATCCTCGCCGGCCCCGACCAGGTCCACGTCACCAACGGCTCGCACCACGCCCTGGCCCTGGTCGCCGAGGCGGTCGGCGCCCCGGGCGATGCCGTCGTCGTCGAGGACCCGTCCTACCCCGGCGTGTTCGACGTGATCGACCACCTCGGCGCCCGCGCCATCGGCATCCCCCGCCCGCCCGAGGGCATCGACCCCCACCAGCTCGACGCCGTCCTCGGCGAGCGCCGGCCCGCCCTCGTGTACCTCCAGGGCGGGGTCCACAACCCGCTCGGGCAGGCCCCGGCCCGGGGTCGCTGGCGGGCCATCGCCGCCGTGCTCGACGCCCACGGCGCGACCGTCGTCGAGGATCGCGCCCTCGTCCCCATGACCGAGCCCGAGGATCGGCCCGAGCCCCTGGCCGCCCTGTGCCGGACGGCCACGGTCGTGACGCTGGGGTCGATCGGCAAGGTCGGTTGGGGCGGGCTGCGCGTCGGCTGGCTCATCGGGCCCCACCCGCTCGTCGAGCGGACCGTGCGCCTGCGGACGGTCACGGACCTGGGCACGTCGATGCCGAGCCAGATCATCACCCGGCGCCTGCTGCCCACCATCGACGCCCTCGCCGCCGGGCGCCGCGCCACGCTCGACACGGCACGGGCGCGGGCCCACGAGCGGCTGGCCGACGAGGTCCCCGAGTGGGAGGTGGCCGCCTCCCGTGGCGGGTCCGCCCTCTGGGTCCGGCTGCCCGTCCCCGACGCCATGGGGGTCGTCCAGGCCGCCCGCCGCCACGGCGTGCTGGTCGCCCCGGGCTCGGTCGCCCGCCCGGGCGGCGGCCCCGACCCGCACGTGCGGATCTGCGTCGACCGCCCCCATCCGGTGGTCGACGAGGGCCTGACCCGCCTGCTCCGCGCCTGGCGCGAGGTCACCGCCCCCGCGGTCCCGGTCCTCGGGTAG
- a CDS encoding alpha/beta fold hydrolase: protein MRSVTRTLLRVGALAGAGLAAEKAAARHVRSRRRTDDDLLRPPEDVRHLTVPSHDGGSLHLLERGEGRPVLLVHGITLNAELWSPQLHELAADFRVLSLDQRGHGRSTAGDEGYDMTVLGRDIATVLTRLDLRDALVVGHSMGGMAALNFAVDHPDVLRERVSGLGLVATAAARPVVPLLVPRATALGALIVERLDSGKPVRGLRFSGNDLSLFLIRSVFGKAPSAAAIEQVRASIESTDEEAVQRCLAGILHDHDTTHRLGEVDVPAFVVVGSRDILTPPTFARQMVDHLPDAELTVLPQAGHQLMQERPDDVARLIRDLAERTEGAGGALAPTGS from the coding sequence ATGCGCTCCGTGACCCGCACGCTCCTGCGCGTCGGCGCCCTGGCCGGGGCCGGCTTGGCCGCCGAGAAGGCCGCCGCCCGCCACGTCCGGTCCCGCCGGCGGACCGACGACGACCTCCTCCGCCCGCCCGAGGACGTCCGCCACCTGACCGTCCCCAGCCACGACGGGGGATCGCTCCACCTGCTCGAGCGGGGGGAGGGGCGGCCGGTCCTCCTCGTCCACGGCATCACCCTCAACGCCGAGCTGTGGTCGCCCCAGCTGCACGAGCTGGCCGCGGACTTCCGGGTGCTGTCCCTCGACCAGCGCGGCCACGGGCGGTCGACCGCGGGTGACGAGGGCTACGACATGACCGTGCTGGGCCGGGACATCGCCACCGTGCTCACCCGTCTCGACCTGCGCGACGCCCTGGTCGTCGGCCACTCCATGGGGGGCATGGCCGCCCTCAACTTCGCCGTCGACCACCCCGACGTGCTCCGGGAGAGGGTGAGCGGGCTCGGCCTCGTCGCCACCGCCGCGGCCCGCCCCGTGGTCCCGCTCCTCGTCCCCCGGGCGACGGCCCTCGGCGCCCTCATCGTCGAGCGCCTCGACTCGGGCAAGCCGGTCCGCGGCCTCCGCTTCTCCGGCAACGACCTGTCGCTGTTCCTCATCCGCTCGGTGTTCGGCAAGGCCCCGTCGGCCGCCGCCATCGAGCAGGTGCGGGCGTCGATCGAGAGCACCGACGAGGAGGCCGTCCAACGCTGCCTGGCCGGGATCCTCCACGACCACGACACCACGCACCGGCTGGGCGAGGTCGACGTGCCCGCCTTCGTGGTGGTCGGGAGCCGGGACATCCTCACCCCGCCGACCTTCGCCCGCCAGATGGTCGACCACCTGCCCGACGCCGAGCTCACGGTCCTCCCTCAGGCCGGCCACCAGCTCATGCAGGAGCGACCCGACGACGTCGCCCGGCTGATCCGCGACCTGGCCGAGCGCACCGAGGGGGCCGGCGGCGCGCTGGCCCCGACGGGGTCCTAG
- a CDS encoding DUF3524 domain-containing protein produces the protein MRVLLVEPWLTGSHQAWAEGFARRSAHEVHVVAHDGAYWRWRLRGGALTLAERAAEVVEAHGPPDVVLASSMLDVAAFGGHSRAWLGSTPVALYLHETQPARAALTGEPIDDDMAYRNWTSMVAADHVFVNSAFHRDALFGALPELLARPPDQRHDHLLADVQARTSLLPVGVDVGAVAGDHPERDDDGAPIVLWSHRWDHDKAPELFFRALRRLDHEGLAFRVALAGANARADPREFIEAEERFGSRLVHAGHLPRDEYVRLLGRSAIVVSTAVHEFFGVAMVEAMAAGAVPLLPRALSYPEIVPRRFHDAVLYGAYGDMVRRLRTLLEDLPAARAAVAGLAATMDRFDWAALAPAYDAALEAVAAGKVPDDVPIALPGPAA, from the coding sequence ATGAGGGTCCTGCTGGTCGAGCCGTGGCTGACCGGTTCGCACCAGGCGTGGGCCGAGGGGTTCGCCCGCCGCAGCGCCCACGAGGTGCACGTCGTCGCCCACGACGGGGCGTACTGGCGGTGGCGCCTCCGGGGCGGCGCCCTCACCCTGGCCGAGCGGGCGGCGGAGGTCGTCGAGGCCCACGGGCCGCCCGACGTCGTGCTGGCCAGCTCGATGCTCGACGTGGCGGCCTTCGGCGGCCACTCGCGGGCGTGGCTGGGCAGCACCCCCGTCGCCCTCTACCTGCACGAGACCCAGCCGGCCCGGGCCGCCCTGACCGGCGAGCCCATCGACGACGACATGGCCTACCGCAACTGGACGTCGATGGTGGCCGCCGACCACGTCTTCGTGAACTCGGCGTTCCACCGCGACGCCCTGTTCGGCGCCCTGCCCGAGCTGCTCGCGCGTCCGCCCGACCAGCGCCACGACCACCTGCTGGCCGACGTGCAGGCCCGCACGTCGCTCCTGCCGGTGGGCGTCGACGTGGGGGCGGTGGCCGGGGACCACCCCGAGCGCGACGACGACGGCGCCCCCATCGTGCTGTGGAGCCACCGCTGGGACCACGACAAGGCCCCCGAGCTGTTCTTCCGAGCCCTGCGCCGGCTCGACCACGAGGGCCTGGCCTTCCGGGTCGCCCTGGCCGGCGCCAACGCCCGCGCCGACCCCCGCGAGTTCATCGAGGCCGAGGAGCGGTTCGGCTCCCGCCTGGTGCACGCCGGCCACCTCCCCCGGGACGAGTACGTCCGGCTACTGGGGCGGTCGGCCATCGTCGTGTCCACCGCCGTGCACGAGTTCTTCGGCGTGGCCATGGTCGAGGCCATGGCCGCGGGCGCCGTCCCGCTGCTGCCCCGGGCCCTGTCGTACCCCGAGATCGTGCCCCGCCGGTTCCACGACGCCGTCCTGTACGGCGCCTACGGCGACATGGTCCGACGGCTCCGCACCCTGCTCGAGGACCTCCCCGCGGCGCGCGCCGCCGTCGCCGGCCTCGCCGCGACCATGGACCGCTTCGACTGGGCCGCCCTGGCCCCCGCCTACGACGCCGCCCTCGAGGCCGTCGCCGCCGGCAAGGTCCCCGACGACGTGCCCATCGCCCTCCCCGGTCCGGCCGCGTAG
- the rimI gene encoding ribosomal protein S18-alanine N-acetyltransferase, protein MAATTRPDPRPGSAAAGSPVVITPMRRRHLRQVLRIDHQVYPRPWSLGLYLGELSTTDGRSYVVARQGTEVVGYAGLMVLAGDAHVTTVAVAPAHQRQGLATRLMLVVVRDALAFGAERVTLEVRASNRGAQSLYSRFGFAPAGVRRAYYVDNREDAVIMWAIDVGSPEYAERLARIEAALPTPSVLQGVRSGDGARVEGAGGRA, encoded by the coding sequence ATGGCGGCGACGACCCGACCCGACCCCCGGCCCGGCTCCGCCGCCGCCGGATCGCCGGTCGTCATCACCCCGATGCGCCGCCGCCACCTGCGCCAGGTGCTGCGCATCGACCACCAGGTCTACCCGCGACCGTGGTCGCTCGGGCTCTACCTGGGCGAGCTCTCGACCACCGACGGCCGGAGCTACGTGGTGGCCCGCCAGGGCACCGAGGTCGTGGGCTACGCCGGGCTGATGGTCCTCGCCGGCGACGCCCACGTCACCACCGTCGCCGTGGCCCCCGCCCACCAGCGCCAGGGCCTCGCCACCCGGCTGATGCTCGTGGTGGTGCGCGACGCGCTGGCCTTCGGCGCCGAGAGGGTGACGCTCGAGGTGCGGGCGTCGAACCGTGGCGCCCAGAGCCTCTACAGCCGGTTCGGGTTCGCGCCGGCCGGCGTGCGCCGGGCGTACTACGTCGACAACCGGGAGGATGCCGTGATCATGTGGGCCATCGACGTCGGGTCGCCGGAGTACGCCGAGCGCCTGGCCCGCATCGAGGCGGCGCTGCCGACGCCGAGCGTCCTCCAGGGCGTGCGCTCCGGCGACGGGGCACGGGTCGAGGGCGCGGGAGGGCGAGCATGA
- the tsaD gene encoding tRNA (adenosine(37)-N6)-threonylcarbamoyltransferase complex transferase subunit TsaD yields the protein MTGTRWDPAAVDLDALPVLGIETSCDETAAAVVVGGRRVQSSVVSSQVDIHARYGGVVPEVASRAHVELLTPVIAEALVEGGLADHEVGAVAATYGPGLVGALLVGVATAKAFALVWDVPFVAVNHLEAHLHAALLDDPDVELPVVVLLVSGGHTLLVAMDAPGSYEVLGGTLDDAAGEAFDKVARYLGLAYPGGPAIDAAAEHGDPEAIAFPRAMLDEGLDLSFSGLKTAVINHVRRHPDVATVDVAASFQAAVVDVLTVKALRAAEQVGAKGLCLGGGVAANSRLRRLAVERGEAAGLRVSLPSPAMCTDNAAMVAAAGWHRLVTDGPSPLDTGAVPGLGL from the coding sequence ATGACCGGCACGCGGTGGGACCCGGCCGCCGTCGACCTCGACGCCCTGCCCGTCCTCGGCATCGAGACGTCGTGCGACGAGACGGCCGCCGCCGTCGTCGTCGGGGGTCGGCGGGTGCAGTCGTCGGTCGTGTCCAGCCAGGTCGACATCCACGCCCGCTACGGCGGCGTGGTGCCGGAGGTCGCCAGCCGAGCCCACGTCGAGCTCCTCACCCCCGTCATCGCCGAGGCCCTGGTCGAGGGGGGGCTGGCCGACCACGAGGTCGGTGCCGTCGCTGCGACCTACGGCCCCGGCCTCGTCGGCGCCCTGCTGGTGGGCGTGGCCACGGCCAAGGCCTTCGCCCTCGTGTGGGACGTCCCCTTCGTCGCCGTCAACCACCTCGAGGCCCACCTCCACGCCGCCCTCCTCGACGACCCCGACGTGGAGCTGCCGGTCGTCGTCCTCCTCGTGTCGGGCGGGCACACCCTGCTGGTGGCCATGGACGCCCCGGGCTCCTACGAGGTGCTCGGCGGCACGCTCGACGACGCCGCCGGCGAGGCCTTCGACAAGGTCGCCCGGTACCTCGGCCTCGCCTACCCCGGCGGCCCGGCCATCGACGCCGCCGCCGAGCACGGTGACCCCGAGGCCATCGCCTTCCCCCGGGCCATGCTCGACGAGGGGCTCGACCTGTCGTTCTCGGGGCTCAAGACGGCGGTGATCAACCACGTCCGTCGCCACCCCGACGTGGCCACCGTCGACGTCGCCGCCTCGTTCCAGGCGGCGGTGGTCGACGTGCTGACGGTCAAGGCCCTGCGGGCCGCCGAGCAGGTGGGGGCCAAGGGCCTGTGCCTCGGTGGCGGGGTCGCCGCCAACTCGCGACTGCGCCGCCTCGCCGTCGAGCGGGGCGAGGCCGCCGGGCTGCGGGTGTCGCTGCCGTCGCCCGCCATGTGCACGGACAACGCGGCGATGGTCGCCGCCGCCGGCTGGCACCGCCTCGTCACCGACGGTCCCAGCCCGCTCGACACCGGAGCGGTCCCGGGCCTCGGCCTCTGA
- the tsaB gene encoding tRNA (adenosine(37)-N6)-threonylcarbamoyltransferase complex dimerization subunit type 1 TsaB has translation MLILGIESATAQVGCAVGGHEGVLASAHSSRSRRHAESLTPSIEFVCRQARVELAEIGAVAVDIGPGLFTGLRVGVATAKAVAQALRVPVIPISSLDLLAFPARFTDRLIAAVIDARRGELFSALYRTVPGGVQRITEPRVSTPDDLRAELQAHRGDLLLVGDGALRYQDEFRSLVQAEVVTHGLAGPSARDLVLLAHHLALREEWVQPWDVTPTYLRKPDAEISWATREGVPGPQPGSG, from the coding sequence GTGCTGATCCTGGGCATCGAGTCGGCGACGGCCCAGGTCGGGTGCGCGGTGGGCGGCCACGAGGGGGTGCTGGCCTCGGCCCACTCGTCGCGGAGCCGGCGCCACGCCGAGTCGCTCACCCCGTCGATCGAGTTCGTGTGCCGCCAGGCCCGCGTCGAGCTGGCCGAGATCGGGGCCGTGGCCGTCGACATCGGGCCCGGCCTGTTCACGGGGCTGCGCGTGGGCGTGGCCACGGCCAAGGCGGTGGCCCAGGCGCTGCGGGTCCCCGTCATCCCCATCTCCAGCCTCGACCTCCTGGCCTTCCCGGCCCGGTTCACCGACCGCCTCATCGCCGCCGTGATCGACGCCCGTCGGGGCGAGCTGTTCTCGGCCCTCTACCGGACGGTCCCGGGCGGTGTGCAGCGCATCACCGAGCCGCGGGTGAGCACGCCCGACGACCTGCGGGCCGAGCTCCAGGCCCACCGCGGCGACCTGCTCCTCGTGGGCGACGGCGCCCTCCGGTACCAGGACGAGTTCCGGTCGCTGGTCCAGGCCGAGGTCGTGACCCACGGGCTGGCGGGCCCGTCGGCGCGCGACCTCGTCCTCCTGGCCCACCACCTCGCCCTGCGGGAGGAGTGGGTGCAGCCGTGGGACGTGACGCCCACCTACCTGCGCAAGCCCGACGCCGAGATCAGCTGGGCCACCCGCGAGGGCGTCCCCGGGCCCCAGCCGGGGTCGGGCTGA
- the tsaE gene encoding tRNA (adenosine(37)-N6)-threonylcarbamoyltransferase complex ATPase subunit type 1 TsaE: MLARTTSVDDTRALAGALAALVRPGDVVLLTGEMGAGKTAFVQGLGAALGIDERITSPTFTIAHTYEGGRVRVHHLDVYRLEHLHEALDVGLAEMVDDGAVVVIEWGDAVVPVLPADYLEIRITFAPLDDDPASGDVRRWEMRPVGPRWKARADGLRATLEPWEDAS; the protein is encoded by the coding sequence GTGCTGGCCCGCACCACCTCCGTCGACGACACCCGCGCCCTCGCTGGTGCCCTGGCCGCCCTCGTGCGGCCCGGCGACGTCGTGCTCCTCACCGGGGAGATGGGCGCCGGCAAGACGGCCTTCGTGCAGGGCCTGGGCGCCGCCCTCGGCATCGACGAGCGCATCACCAGCCCGACCTTCACCATCGCCCACACCTACGAGGGGGGGCGGGTCCGGGTGCACCACCTCGACGTGTACCGGCTCGAGCACCTGCACGAGGCCCTCGACGTCGGGTTGGCCGAGATGGTCGACGACGGCGCCGTGGTCGTCATCGAGTGGGGGGACGCGGTGGTGCCGGTGCTCCCGGCCGACTACCTCGAGATCCGGATCACCTTCGCCCCCCTCGACGACGACCCGGCGTCGGGCGACGTCCGCCGGTGGGAGATGCGGCCCGTCGGGCCGCGGTGGAAGGCGCGCGCCGACGGCCTGCGGGCCACCCTGGAGCCGTGGGAGGACGCATCGTGA
- a CDS encoding S1 family peptidase produces the protein MTPRTPHRRRVPAALAALGLALVAVLAGAPAPASAYAPADTATIHPGVQMFTDGAQCTANFVFSDGTDLYIGYAAHCAGLGEATDTDGCLAGTLPVGTPVEIDGASQPGTLAYSSWATMQAVGETDPDACAYNDLALVRIDPADHDKVNPSVPHWGGPTGINTTGVGALTRVYSYGNSSLRQGITLLSPKTGVSLGTTGGGWTHPLYTVSPGIPGDSGSAFLDAQGRALGVLSTLALAPLPLSNNVSDLNKGLEYMRAHTTLDAISLVPGDLAFDGDQLPLGL, from the coding sequence ATGACCCCCCGAACCCCCCATCGTCGTCGCGTCCCCGCTGCGCTCGCGGCTCTCGGCCTGGCGCTCGTGGCGGTGCTGGCCGGCGCCCCCGCCCCGGCCTCGGCCTACGCACCGGCCGACACCGCCACCATCCACCCCGGCGTCCAGATGTTCACCGACGGCGCCCAGTGCACGGCCAACTTCGTGTTCAGCGACGGCACCGACCTCTACATCGGCTACGCCGCCCACTGCGCCGGTCTGGGCGAGGCGACCGACACCGACGGCTGCCTGGCCGGGACCCTGCCGGTCGGCACCCCCGTCGAGATCGACGGCGCCTCCCAGCCCGGCACCCTCGCCTACAGCTCGTGGGCCACCATGCAGGCCGTCGGGGAGACCGACCCCGACGCCTGCGCCTACAACGACCTGGCCCTGGTCCGGATCGATCCCGCCGACCACGACAAGGTCAACCCGTCGGTCCCCCACTGGGGTGGTCCGACCGGCATCAACACCACCGGCGTGGGCGCCCTGACCCGGGTCTACAGCTACGGCAACTCCAGCCTGCGGCAGGGCATCACCCTGCTCAGCCCCAAGACGGGCGTGAGCCTGGGCACCACCGGCGGCGGCTGGACCCACCCCCTCTACACCGTCAGCCCCGGCATCCCCGGCGACTCCGGCAGCGCGTTCCTCGACGCCCAGGGCCGCGCCCTCGGCGTCCTGAGCACGCTGGCCCTCGCCCCGCTCCCCCTGAGCAACAACGTGTCGGACCTCAACAAGGGCCTGGAGTACATGCGGGCCCACACCACCCTCGACGCCATCTCGCTGGTGCCCGGCGACCTGGCCTTCGACGGCGACCAGCTCCCCCTCGGCCTGTAG
- a CDS encoding P1 family peptidase, with product MITDVGGLAVGHWTDAEARTGCTVVLVPEGTAASAEVRGGAPASRELDLLVPGRLVDRIDAVLLTGGSAFGLAAADGVMGWLEDRGRGFATPAGPVPIVPTLGLFDLAVGSSSIRPGPAEGRFACATASEGAFAHGRVGAGTGATVGKWRGPEHAEPGGLGGATVRSGPLVVAALVAVNAYGSIDADGTGLVGVEDALPSVPPAPMGNTTIGVIATNARLDGLGCLVVAQGGHDGLGRAIVPAHTRVDGDALVAVATGEVEARLDHVRLLAVAAVERAVRALA from the coding sequence GTGATCACCGACGTCGGCGGGCTCGCGGTCGGGCACTGGACCGACGCCGAGGCCCGGACCGGGTGCACCGTCGTGCTCGTGCCCGAGGGCACGGCCGCCTCGGCCGAGGTCCGGGGCGGGGCGCCCGCCAGCCGGGAGCTCGACCTCCTGGTGCCCGGGCGCCTCGTCGATCGGATCGACGCCGTGCTCCTCACCGGGGGGTCCGCCTTCGGGCTGGCCGCCGCCGACGGGGTGATGGGGTGGCTGGAGGACCGCGGTCGGGGGTTCGCCACCCCCGCCGGGCCGGTGCCGATCGTCCCCACCCTCGGGCTGTTCGACCTGGCCGTCGGGTCCTCGTCGATCCGCCCCGGGCCGGCCGAGGGCCGCTTCGCCTGCGCCACCGCCTCCGAGGGGGCGTTCGCCCACGGCCGGGTCGGTGCGGGCACGGGGGCCACGGTGGGGAAGTGGCGGGGGCCCGAGCACGCCGAGCCCGGGGGCCTGGGCGGGGCCACCGTCCGCTCCGGTCCGCTGGTGGTGGCGGCCCTGGTCGCGGTGAACGCCTACGGCTCGATCGACGCCGACGGCACCGGCCTGGTCGGCGTCGAGGACGCCCTGCCCAGCGTCCCCCCCGCCCCCATGGGCAACACGACCATCGGGGTCATCGCCACCAACGCCCGCCTCGACGGGCTCGGCTGCCTCGTGGTGGCCCAGGGGGGCCACGACGGGCTCGGGCGAGCGATCGTCCCCGCCCACACCCGGGTCGACGGTGACGCCCTCGTCGCCGTGGCCACCGGCGAGGTCGAGGCCCGTCTCGACCACGTCCGCCTGCTGGCCGTGGCTGCCGTCGAGCGGGCCGTCCGGGCCCTGGCCTGA